The region CGCTGGGCGACGTCGTCGAGTCCATCACGGGTGTACGGCAGCAGGAGACCGTCCCGGACGAGGTCGTACGGCGGGCGGACCAGATCGAACTGGTCGACATGTCACCGCCCGCGCTGCGTCGCCGTATGGCGCACGGCAACATCTACAAGTCCGACAAGGTCGACGCGGCCCTGTCCAACTACTTCCGGCCCGGCAACCTCACCGCCCTGCGTGAACTCGCCCTGCTGTGGGTGGCCGACCGGGTCGACGAGTACCTGACCGAGTACCGCAGCGAGCACCGGGTCACCGCACGATCGGGGTGACGGTCCCGGTCTGCAGACGCGACATGTCCAGCAGGTTGCCCACGAGGCGCCGGGCGGCGAGGTCCACGACGGAGGCCGGCCGTGGTCGGCTCCTTGCTGCTGAACTGGTTCTTCACCCCGCCCGTCCACACCCTGGGGTAGAGGCCGCCCAGTACTTCACCGCGTTCTCCACGAGGTTGGCGACCGATCGTTCCAGCAGACCGGGGTCGACGACGACCATCGGATCGTCGCCGATGACGTGGTGGAAGGTGCCGCCGAGGTCCTCGGCCAGGGTGCGCTGGACGGCGAGTTCCGTTCTCCCCGTGCCCACCCGGCCCGTGCAGGTCCACGGCGTCACGTCGCTCTCCCGTTCCAGGAGCGCGACCGACTCCATGCCGAAGGTCTCCCGGACCACGGCCGTGTCCGCGCACGCTCATGAGCGCACATCTCCTCCTCGGGCTGCCGATGCCCGTTCCGGACCGACATGCTGAAGTACGCGTCCGCTCAAGCGAGTCGGTCCCGCGGCCGACCCCGGAAAGCAGGTGTTCCTCTGCTCTTCGCGCCAGGACCGCGATGACGTCCAACGGCTCAAGGAACAGCTCACCGACAAGGGGTTGAACGCCTGGATCGACCTGTCCGACATACTGCCGTCGGCCAGGTGACGCGAGGCGGTCGTACGATCAGCGTCGGCCGCCGATCAGGTCGCGGCCGCGCCTTCGGTGACGACGTCGACGGCCAGGCGGCGGTGGGCCGCGAAGAGATCGAGCGCGGTCCCGGTGTCGCGGGCGCGCAGTGCGGCGACGAGCCCGCGGTGCTCCTCCGGGATGTGGGCGAGGTACCCCTCGGTGCTGTGGCCGATCCGGGTCAGCAGGAACAGGTGGACCTGGCAGCGGATGGCTTCCCACGCCTCTTGCAGACGCTGGTGTCCGGCGGCGGCGAAGACGGCGTCGTGGAAGGCGATGTCGCAGCGCACCATCTCGTGCTCGTCCGCCGCACGCTCCATGAGCCCGGCGGTCTTCTCGATCCCCGCGATGTCCTCGTCCGAGGCGCGGGCGATCACCTGCGCCACGGCGAGTTCCTCCAACGCGCCTCGCAGACTGTCGAGTTCGGCGACGTCCGCGGGCGACAGCGTCGTCACGAGGGTGCCCCGGTGCCAGGCGCAGTGGACCAGGCCCTCGCGCTCCAGCAGCCGGAGCGCCTCCCGCACCGGGCCACGGCTGACGTCCAGCGCACCGGACAGTTCCACCTCGCGCAGCGGCGACCCAGGGGCGTAGGCCCCGCTGAAGATCGCCTCCCGGATACGGTCCGCGACCTCGTCCGCCAGGCCCCGTCGGCGCGCAGGGGCCACCCTGTCCTGGTCACGCATGGTCTTGCCTCCCTCGATTGTCGGCATGTTAACATTCCTTGGATGTCTCAATGTTAACATTCGGACATTGACCCCGGTGGACGCACCCGGACTCGCGTTCAGGAAGGCAGGACACGCGCCATGACCGTGCTCGCATCACCGATCCCGCGGTTCCACCTGGCCATGCCGGTCGACGACCTGGCCGCCGCGCGCCGCTTCTACGGCGAGGTGCTCGGCCTCGCGCAGGGCCGCAGCGCGGACAGCTGGGTGGACTGGAATCTGCAGGGCCACCAGTTCGTCACGCACCTGGCCCCGGCTCGCGTGCGGCACGCCCACAACCCGGTCGACGGCCACGACGTCCCGGTGCCGCACTTCGGCCTGATCCTGACGATCCCCGAGTTCCAGAAGCTCGCCGACCGGTTGCGCGCGGCGGGTACCGAATTCGTCATCGAGCCGTATGTGCGCTTCGAGGGCCAGACCGGTGAGCAGTGGACGATGTTCCTCCTCGATCCTGCGGGCAACGCTCTCGAGTTCAAGGCGTTCGCCGACGACTCCCAGGTCTTCGCCGCCTGACGGCGCCGCTGCGAAGAGCAGCGATCGACGAAGAACCGACGAAGAGAGGCGCATCATCATGAAGGTGTTCCAGATCGGCGCCGCCGGAGGTGTCGGCAACCGGCTCGCCCGTCTGCTCGTCGCCCGCGGTGACGCGGTGACCGGCATGCACCGCAACCCCGCCCAGACCGAGACCGTGCGTGCGAGTGGCGCGACCCCGCTCACCGGAGACCTCGTCGACGACTCGGTGGACGAGCTCGCGGCGAAGATCGGCGGGCACGACGCGGTGGTGTTCTCCGCCGGAGCCCACGGCACCGGCAGGGACAAGACCACCGCCATCGACGGGAAGGGCCTGGAGAAGGCCGCAACCGCGGCCGCCCGCGCCGGGGTCTCGCGGTTCGTGCTCGTCTCCGTCTTCCCGGACGCCCTGCGCGCCGGCGAGCCCGACGAGGGCTTCGAGCACTACATGAAGGTCAAGAAGACCGCCGACGTCCACCTCACCCGCACCGGCCTCGACTGGCTGATCGTCCGTCCTGGCACTCTCCTCGACGAGCCCGGCACCGGCCGCGTCACCGCGGGCCCGGCCATCGAGTACGGCGACGTGCGCCGCGACGACGTCGCGGCGTTCATCGACGCGGCCCTGCACGAGCCGGCCCTGGGCCGCGTCATCGTCGAACTCACCGGTGGCGAGACCCCCGTGACCGAGGCGGTCGCTCGGCTCGTGAGCTCGTGAGCCCCGCCCCGACAGCCCCCCCGCACGGCAGAAGGCGACGCGCAGCTCCAGCAGGTCTACGTCAACCTCGAGAAGGCGGTGTGCTGGGGGTGTCGCTCACCGCGGAGTGCCGACCGCGTGCAGCACCGCGTCGGCCATGCCGCGTGCGCCGCGCTCGTTGGGATGCATCGGGGCGGCGGGAAGGCTGGGCAGCAGCGGCTCGATCCAGCGGGTGTCCCTGCCCGAGCAGGCGTCACGGCCGACGGAGGGCTTGTACGTGTCGACGTATCCGGCCCCGGCTTCCTGCGCCCGCTTGCGCAGCTCGGCGTTGAGCTGCTGTTCCTTGTCGTGGAGGTAGGTAGCGTCACCGGGTGCGAGGGTCAGGTCGTCGGCGCAGCCGGAGCCACCCGTCGGCAGGATCGCCGGGTATCCCACGACGTACACGCGGGCCTTCGGGGCACGGTGCTTCACCTCGGCCACCGCTTCGGACAGCCGCTCACCCGCCGTGTCGATCTTCCGCTGTACGTCGTCGGTTTCGCCGGAGACGTACTTCCCCCGGCACGGCGCGTCGTCCCCGGTGTACTTGCCGCGGCCCGTCATGTCGTAGATCACGCCCGCCTTGACGCATGCGGTGATCAACGAGCTGAAGCCGATGTCGTTGCCGCCGATGCCGAGGGTGACCAGCCGCGTCCCGGCGGACAGTGCCGACAGCTGGGCCGGGTTGGTGCCGTCGTCGGTGGACTGCGGCGTCGTCAGGTCGGCGATGGTGGCCCCGCTGCAGCTCACGTCGCGGAAGTGGGCCGCCCGCAGCCCCAGCCGCGCGGCGACCAGCGCCGGGTAGTCGTGGTCGGAGCGATCGCACCCGGCGGGGGTTCCGGTCCGGTCGGGGATCTGTGGCCCGGCGGTGTAGGAGTCGCCGAGCGCCACATACGGTCCCCGTGGCGTCGCGACTCCGACCGGGTCGGTGCCCGAGTTGTGCCGGGTGATGCCGACCGCGGCGACCAAGGTGGCGCAGGCGAGGAAGACCCCGAGCAGCACGGTTCGTAGGTGATTCGTCATCAACATGTCCTGCTGCCTCGGTGACGGATGAGGGGCGCGCACGCCGGAAGGCCCAACAGCCCGCTGGACAAAGGGAAACAGTCGTTGGAGAGGTCGCTTCGTCCCGCTCGCTGGGACGTCTTCAGGCTCTCTGGTCGGGCCCTGCCGCGTCGTCCTGCGGCTGCCGACAATCCCGGCTACTGAGAACGCAGTACGCCGGGGAGTGCGCGTAGTGCCGATGCAGACGCATGCCGGCGCCCACCGTGGTCCTCAGTCGCTGCCACGCCACTGGAGCAGATCGAGGGCGACGGCCACCTTGACCGTGTTGTCCTCGAGTGGCCTCGGAAGCAGTTGGCCGGCTCGGTCGAGCTGCCGGAGCAGGGTGTTGCGGTGGGTGTAGAGCCGGCGGGCGGCGCGGGTCGTGTTGCACTGGGCCTGGATGTACGTGAGGACGGCGTGCCTCAGTTCCGGGCTCGCCGTGGCGAGGTCGCCGAGGGTGGTCTTGACGAAGTCGTCGGCCTGTTCGACGTCCTGGCTGATCAGGCTGCTGAGCTGGACGTCGTCGAAACCGGCGACACGACGCGGTGAACGGAGCCTGGCGAGCATGCGCTGGGTGGTCAGCGCGTCGAGGTGGCTGCGCCGGAAGCCTTCCCTGCCCCGGGCGGGCGGGCCCACGGCGATCCGGACGCCCGGCAGCGGGTCGAGGAGTCGGCTCAGCAGGCCGGTGTCCGGTGCGGCGGGTCCGGGCAGCCACACCCACAAAGTGGCCGCGCCGACGATCACGGTGAGAGGTTGCTGCACTCCGGTCGTCTGCGCCAGAACCTCGGTCGCACGCTCGAGGTGGCCCGGTTCGGGGCCCGGTTCCTCGCTCCATACGACGGCGGCGGTGTGCGTCCGGTCGAGGGCGTAGCCCAGACGTGCTTCCGCCCGTTGCCGGCTGATGGGCGCGCCCTCGACGAGCAGGGTGACGATCTCGCGACGTTCGGCGTGGGTGCCGTGGGTCAGCTCTTCGCGCTCGGCGGCCATGCGTGCGGCGATGTCGACGATCGTGGCGTCGAGGAAGCCCGAGACGGAGCGCGCCGACACATCGAGCAGCTCGCGCAGTTCGTCGGGGTCGGAGGTCAGGGTGAAGGCGGTCTGCATCCAGCGCCGCCAGGCCGCGTTCTGTCCGACGCGGTAGGAGTCAAGGGCCGATTCGTCGAGCCCGCGGCGCACCAGGTCACGGGCATGGCCGAGACTGTCCGGGCCGATGTACGCGGGTACGGGCGCGCCGGGGTCGCGCGCGGTCTCCGACGCCCAGAACGCCAGGTGGGCGCGGTTGATCCGCCGTGTGGCGGCGCGCAGGGCGGGGTCCTGTGCGATGGCTCGCATGGTCACCGCCGCCAAGGTCGCCTCGTCGATCTCGTCGAGCCACTCCTGCAGACTGTTGAGTGCGATCTCCGCACCCTGCCGAAGCAGATCGCATGTCCGTTCGGACGGGTGCTGCCAGGTCATGACTGCACGGTAGCCAGCAGTGGTGCAAAATGCACTGGTTCTTTCCGATGACGGTGCGAACTGCCACACCGTACTGGCTGGTATGTGCGGTCATCATCGAGGCACCACCCAGCGAACGCCTCATCAACGGAGTCCCCGCACATGACCCGTCAGAGCGAGCACATCGACGTGCTGATCATCGGCGCCGGCATCTCCGGCATCGGCGCTGCCCACTACCTGCGGACCGAGCGGCCCGGCAGCAGTTACGCGGTCCTGGAGGCCCGTGGTGTCTCCGGCGGCACGTGGGCGCTGTTCCGCTATCCGGGCGTCCGGTCGGACTCCGACCTGCACACCTTCGGCTACGCCTTCAAGCCGTGGCGCAACGACAAGTCGATCGCCACCGCCGATCTGATCCTCGACTACCTGCGGGAGACCGCGGGGGAGAGCGGCATCGAAGCGCACATCCGCTACCACCACAGGGTGCGCGGCGCGGCCTGGTCCACCGCCGAGGCCCGCTGGACGGTGGAGATCGAGCGCGCCGACACCGGTGAGACGGTGTCGATGACCGCGAACTGGCTGTTCTGCGCCGGTGGTTACTACCGCTACGACGAAGGGTTCACCCCCCGGTTCGAGGGCCGGGAGCGGTTCGCCGGACAGATCGTGCACCCGCAGCACTGGCCGGAGGACCTGGACTGCGCGGGCAAGAAG is a window of Streptomyces mirabilis DNA encoding:
- a CDS encoding VOC family protein; this encodes MTVLASPIPRFHLAMPVDDLAAARRFYGEVLGLAQGRSADSWVDWNLQGHQFVTHLAPARVRHAHNPVDGHDVPVPHFGLILTIPEFQKLADRLRAAGTEFVIEPYVRFEGQTGEQWTMFLLDPAGNALEFKAFADDSQVFAA
- a CDS encoding PucR family transcriptional regulator; translation: MTWQHPSERTCDLLRQGAEIALNSLQEWLDEIDEATLAAVTMRAIAQDPALRAATRRINRAHLAFWASETARDPGAPVPAYIGPDSLGHARDLVRRGLDESALDSYRVGQNAAWRRWMQTAFTLTSDPDELRELLDVSARSVSGFLDATIVDIAARMAAEREELTHGTHAERREIVTLLVEGAPISRQRAEARLGYALDRTHTAAVVWSEEPGPEPGHLERATEVLAQTTGVQQPLTVIVGAATLWVWLPGPAAPDTGLLSRLLDPLPGVRIAVGPPARGREGFRRSHLDALTTQRMLARLRSPRRVAGFDDVQLSSLISQDVEQADDFVKTTLGDLATASPELRHAVLTYIQAQCNTTRAARRLYTHRNTLLRQLDRAGQLLPRPLEDNTVKVAVALDLLQWRGSD
- a CDS encoding SGNH/GDSL hydrolase family protein, encoding MTNHLRTVLLGVFLACATLVAAVGITRHNSGTDPVGVATPRGPYVALGDSYTAGPQIPDRTGTPAGCDRSDHDYPALVAARLGLRAAHFRDVSCSGATIADLTTPQSTDDGTNPAQLSALSAGTRLVTLGIGGNDIGFSSLITACVKAGVIYDMTGRGKYTGDDAPCRGKYVSGETDDVQRKIDTAGERLSEAVAEVKHRAPKARVYVVGYPAILPTGGSGCADDLTLAPGDATYLHDKEQQLNAELRKRAQEAGAGYVDTYKPSVGRDACSGRDTRWIEPLLPSLPAAPMHPNERGARGMADAVLHAVGTPR
- a CDS encoding NAD(P)H-binding protein, which codes for MKVFQIGAAGGVGNRLARLLVARGDAVTGMHRNPAQTETVRASGATPLTGDLVDDSVDELAAKIGGHDAVVFSAGAHGTGRDKTTAIDGKGLEKAATAAARAGVSRFVLVSVFPDALRAGEPDEGFEHYMKVKKTADVHLTRTGLDWLIVRPGTLLDEPGTGRVTAGPAIEYGDVRRDDVAAFIDAALHEPALGRVIVELTGGETPVTEAVARLVSS
- a CDS encoding GntR family transcriptional regulator, coding for MAPARRRGLADEVADRIREAIFSGAYAPGSPLREVELSGALDVSRGPVREALRLLEREGLVHCAWHRGTLVTTLSPADVAELDSLRGALEELAVAQVIARASDEDIAGIEKTAGLMERAADEHEMVRCDIAFHDAVFAAAGHQRLQEAWEAIRCQVHLFLLTRIGHSTEGYLAHIPEEHRGLVAALRARDTGTALDLFAAHRRLAVDVVTEGAAAT